One genomic region from Rosa rugosa chromosome 1, drRosRugo1.1, whole genome shotgun sequence encodes:
- the LOC133727216 gene encoding dehydrin Xero 2-like encodes MEHYQSEYGRDKTTDEIRRSEDPVNHGLTEATTGYGIHDTKTGYGTHGTATGPTGFAATTAGGHGFPNHRSDISSSSEDDGYGGRRERKGLKEKMPGGTHRSDDPYGTTPITTPYGGQHQDKGVMDKLKEKLPGGHKDDPHSTTHTTTTPGYGVAGEHHENKGVVDKIKEKLPGGHKDDPYSTTDTTTTPGYGVAGEHHENKGLKEKIEKLPGGNSDHSGTTNTPPFDIRAHEKKGMMDKIKEKLPGHH; translated from the exons ATGGAGCATTACCAGAGCGAGTACGGTAGAGACAAGACCACCGACGAGATCCGCCGGAGTGAGGACCCGGTTAACCATGGTTTAACTGAAGCAACCACCGGGTACGGCATTCATGACACTAAAACAGGCTACGGAACTCATGGCACGGCCACTGGGCCCACTGGCTTCGCTGCAACAACGGCCGGTGGTCACGGGTTCCCGAATCACCGGTCTGACATCTCAAGCTCT TCTGAGGATGATGGGTACGGAGGGAGGAGGGAGAGGAAGGGTTTGAAGGAGAAGATGCCTGGTGGCACACACCGGTCCGACGACCCCTACGGTACGACCCCGATTACCACACCTTATGGTGGACAGCACCAGGATAAGGGAGTGATGGACAAACTCAAAGAGAAGCTCCCAGGAGGTCACAAGGACGATCCCCACAGTACAACTCATACCACTACTACACCGGGTTACGGCGTGGCCGGAGAGCACCATGAGAATAAGGGAGTGGTGGACAAGATCAAAGAGAAGCTACCAGGTGGTCACAAGGATGATCCCTACAGTACTACTGACACCACTACTACACCGGGTTACGGCGTGGCCGGAGAGCACCATGAGAATAAGGGCTTGAAGGAGAAGATTGAGAAGCTGCCAGGCGGCAACAGTGACCATAGCGGCACTACTAATACGCCACCTTTTGATATTAGAGCCCATGAGAAGAAGGGAATGATGGACAAGATTAAAGAGAAGCTTCCCGGCCACCACTAA